Genomic window (Polaromonas sp. JS666):
GCGACATTTTGATGCCTCGCCTGGATGGCTATCAGACCTGTGCGATTATCAAGCGCAACGCAAAGTTCTCGGGTGTGCCCATTGTGATGCTGTCCTCCAAGGATGGGGTGTTCGACAAGGCGCGGGGTCGCATGGTGGGTTCACAGGACTACCTGACCAAGCCTTTTACCAAAGATCAGCTGCTGCAGACCGTTCAGGAACTCGGCAGTGCAAAACAAGGAGTAGTTTGATGGCGATTAAGAAAATATTGGTAGTTGATGACTCCAAGACTGAATTGATGTTTCTGACCGATCTGCTGGTCAAGAATGGCTTCACTGTCAAAACCGCAGAAAACGCGGAAGACGCCTTTCGCCGCCTGGCCGAGGACAAGCCGGAGCTGATTCTGATGGATGTGGTGATGCCGGGGCAAAACGGCTTCCAGCTGACGCGCGCCATTACCCGTGACCCCCTTTATTCGGACATCCCCATCATGATGTGCACCAGTAAAAATCAGGAAACCGATCGGGTGTGGGGCATGCGTCAGGGGGCTCGCGACTACATCACCAAGCCTGTGGATGCTGATGAGTTGATGGCCAAAATCAAGGCCCTTGGCTGATCGACAGGCGTAAAACCAGAGCATGGCGAACAGACAAGCCCTCAGAGAGCTACAAACCCGGCTGGCCGACAGGTTGCAGGTTGCGCGAACGCAGGGCGTTGCTGCATCCTGGCTGGCTGTGGAGGCTGGCGGAAGGAACTACCTGTTTCCCCTGAGCCAGTCCGGTGAAATTTTTCCGTGGGTTCACACGCAGGCGGTTCCCTATACCCAGGCATGGTTTGCCGGCGTTGCCAATTTGCGCGGCGGCCTCTTTGGCGTGGTTGATCTGGCAAGTTACGTGAGCGGCGAGGCGCCGCCCCCGAAGACTGAACTTGCGCGCGCTGAGTCGAGGCTTGTTGCGCTCAATAGTGCGCTTGAAGTCAATTGCGCCCTGCTGATCGACAGACTGGCCGGCTTGCGCAAGCAGGATGCCTTCGTCGACTTCTCGGAAAAGGCGCCCGATGCGCCTGAATTTTTTGGCAACCAGTACGTTGACCTCAATGGTGCAAGCTGGCAGGAAATCAATCTTCAGTTGCTTGCCCAGCAAGCTCATTTTTTGACGATCGGCGCATAGCGCGCCCGTTTCTCCCGGAAGGCTCACCATGTCTGTTTTTGCAAGTATCCAGAAGCTGTTTAAACCGAAGTCTGTCCACCCAGAAGACAGCATGGACATGGCTTCCGTGGGTATGCCCGGTGACGCCCTTGCTTCCACTGTAGGAGGACTACCTTCTTTTAATGCCGCAGCCGCTCGCCAGATGGATGGCAACCAGGACGCCTTTGCGCCAAGCCGGGTGGCGGCAACCGAGGAGGGCGTGTCGGTGGAAAATCCCGACCAGCTTTCGCTGCCCCTGCTGGGTCGCCGCACCATAGGCCAGCACCAGCGAATCCTGGTGGGCTTGCTGGCTCTGGCGGTGGTGGTGCTGGGTACCGTGACCTTCCTGGCGCTGAACCAGGCCGACAAGGTCGCCCAGCAGGTGGCGGCAACCGGCCAGTCACTGATGCAGTCGCAGCGCCTGGCAAAGTCTGTATCGCAAGCCCTGGTGGGAAGTGCCCAGGCTTTCCCGGATGTGCGCGAAAGCTCCGACGTGCTGGCCAAAACCGTGCGCGGCCTGAAGTCCGGCGAGGACAGCCTGCGCCTGGCGCCTGTTGCCGAGGCATTGCAGCCCGACGTTGAAAAGGTCACGCCCTTCATGGAGCGCGCCGAGAAAAATGCGAAAACCGTGATGGGCCAGCAAAACATTCTGACGCAGGTGGGTAACGCGCTGCGCACCATCAACCGCCAGTCATCCGACTTGCTGGAAATCGCTGAAACGGTGTCCTCGCTCAAGCTTCAGCAAAATGCCGCGCCCGCTGAAATTTCTGCGTCCGGCCAGCTGGTGATGTTGACCCAGCGGATCGGCAAGTCTGCCAATGAGTTCCTGACCATGGAAGGCGTGAGCCCCGAGGCCGTGTTCCTGCTGGGCAAGGACTTGAACTCCTTCAAGGAAATTGCCCAAGGTCTGCAGGATGGCAGTCCTGAGCTGCGCCTGAGCGGCTCCAAAGACCCGCAGACCCGCGAGCGGCTGGAGGCTCTGATGGCGCTTTATGAGCAGACACGCGTGCAGGCGGGTGCCATTCTGGGCAATCTGCAGGGCCTGGTCTCAGCCCGTGAAGCCCAGTCTTCGATCATTGCTGACAGTGAACCGCTGCGCCGTGGCCTTGAGGAACTACAGGGCAAGCTGTCTTCGCAGACCGGCCTGGGCGCCGGGGCGTTGACGGTCCTGGTCATTGCGGCGGCCTTCGCGCTGCTGTGCGCGGCAGGTCTGGCCCGTTTGCAGGTGCAGGACAGCCAGCAGCGGCAGGCGGTGGCCGAGACGCAGCGACAGGAAGCCAAAAGCCAGGAACAGGACGCCAAGCGCGTCAATGACGCCAACCAGGCTGCCATTTTGCGCCTGATGAACGAGCTGCAGACAGTGGCTGAAGGCGATCTGACCCAGGAAGCCACGGTGACCGAGGATATTACCGGTGCCATTGCCGACTCGGTGAATTACACGGTGGAGGAGTTGCGCCAGCTGGTGGGTAACGTGCAGAACACGGCGACCCGGGTTGCACAGACGACGGCGCAGGTGGAAAGCACGTCCACGGAGCTGCTGGCAGCGTCGACCGAACAGCTGCGCGAGATTCGCGAGACCGGCCAGTCGGTGCTGGACATGGCGTCCCGAATCAACGAGGTGTCCACCCAGGCTCAGGAGTCTTCTCAAGTGGCCCGCCAGTCTCTGACAGCGGCTGAGTCAGGTTTGCAGGCGGTGCAAAACGCGATCGGCGGTATGAACTCCATCCGGGACCAGATTCAGGAAACTTCCAAGCGGATCAAGCGGCTGGGTGAGTCATCCCAGGAGATTGGCGAGATTACCGAGCTGATCTCGGACATTACCGAGCAGACCAACGTTCTGGCGCTGAACGCTGCCATTCAGGCGGCGTCAGCCGGTGAGGCCGGACGCGGTTTCTCGGTGGTGGCCGAGGAGGTGCAGCGGCTGGCGGAGCGTTCCGCCGATGCGACGCGCCAGATTTCGGCGCTGGTGAAAGCGATTCAGACCGACACCCAGGATGCGGTAGCCGCCATGGAGCGCTCAACGCAGGGTGTGGTCGAGGGGGCCAAGCTGTCCGATAACGCCGGTACGGCACTGACTGAAATTGACCAGGTGTCACGCCGTCTTGCCGATCTGATTGAGCAGATTTCCAATTCAGCCTCCCGGGAGGCCGCATCGGCCAACGTGGTGGCGGGCAACATCCAGCACATTTTTGCGGTGACTGAGCAAACCGGAGAAGGTACCCGCTCTACGGCCCAGCAGGTGCGTGACCTTTCCCGCATGGCGGAAGAGCTGCGCCAGTCAGTGTCCCGATTCAAGATCGCCTGATGACAACCTGTTGTGCGTTGACCGCAACCTCAGCCTCCGACACCGATTCCTGAACCGGCCCGTTATCTATGCAATCCAACGTCCCGAATTCAAAAACTGCCGAGTCTGACCTCGCTGTCAACGATCTGGGCCCGCTGGCTTGGGTGCTTGACGAACTTCGCAAGTCACTGGAAGGTGCAGCCAAGGCGCTGAAGCGCTTCGTGCGGGACGCCGAGGCTGCACGGGGCTCCGATCTCGCGGCGATTGACGCGAGCCAGTTGCGGATCGCGCGCCAGCAGTTGCATCAGGCTGTAGGTGCGCTGGAGATGGTGGGGCTGCCAGGGCCTGCGCTGGTGCTGCGCGCCATGGAGGCCGCGGTCCAGAAGTTTGTGCAGCAACCCGAGCAATGCAGCCAGGATGCCGCCGCGAAGATCGAGCGTGCCAGCTTTGCGTTGACGGAATACCTCGAAGGTGTGCTGGCGGACAAGCCCGTGTCTGCAGTTTCACTGTTCCCGCAGTACCGCGAAGTCCAGGAACTGGTGCGTGCGGACCGCATTCACCCTGCCGACCTGTGGCCGTTTGAGTGGCGCTGGCTCGAACCTGAACTGGCTGAGACGGCTGAACCGCGGAACTACGACAGCGGCGCGCGTGCCTTGCTGGACCAGTCGGTGCTCCAGCTCATGAAGGGCAGGGCGCCCGAGGCTGCGCGCAACCTCAAGGACTTGAGTCTTGGCTTTTCTGCCAGGCAGGCCGATCGCCAGCCCCGGATTTTCTGGAAAATTGCGGCGGCTTATTTTGAAGCTGTCGAGCATGATTTGCTGGCCACCGATCTGTATGTCCGGCGCGCTGCATCCCGGATATTGCTTCAATATGCCTCGCTGGGCAAAGGTGATGCCGCGATATCAGACCGCCTTGCGCAGGATCTGCTCTTTTTCTGCGCGCAGGCGGTCTCTACCCGGGCCGGTGACACCCCGGTTCTGTCCGCCGTCCGATCGATGTATGGTCTCAACCGGTTCAAGCCGGTGGACTACGAACTTGTTCAGTTTGGCCGCTTTGATCCGGCCCTGCTGGCTCAGGCGCGCAAACGGATTACCTCGGCCAAGGAAGCGTGGTCGTCACTTTCTGCCGGGGACGTCAGCAAGCTCAAGTCGGTTGGTGAGCAGTTCAGTCTGGTGTCTGACTCCCTGCTCAAACTTCATCCACCGAGCGCGCCTTTTGCGCAAACCTTGACCCGAGCGATCGAAACCACGACCCGCTCCGCCAAGCCACCCGGCATTGAACTGGCGATGGAGGTCGCGACCTCGGTCCTTTATCTGGAAGCTGCATTTGACGACCTGGATCCCAACGATCCCCAGTTGGCGGTGCGGACAACGAATTTGGCAGAACGCCTGGAAGGCGTCCGGGCGGGCGGTGAGTCTCAGCCGATGGAAAGCTGGATGGAAGAGCTGTACCGACGCGTCAGCGATAAGCAGACCATGGGCAGTGTGGTGGGCGAGTTGCGCGGATCTCTGGGCGAACTCGAAAAGGCACTGGATGTGTTCTTTCGCAATCCGCAGGACAGGACCGCCCTGCAGGCAGTACCCGGGCAGCTTTCCCAGATGCGCGGCGTGTTGTCGGTACTGGGTCTTGATCAGGCATCGCATGCAGTTTCACGCATGAAGGAAACCGTGGAGCAAATGCTTGTCACCGAAATTGACGAGCAACTGGCGCGGACTGCTGGCACATTTGATCACCTCGGTAATAACCTGGGTGCGCTGAGTTTCCTGATTGACATGCTCAATTACCAGCCGGTGCTGGCAAAAAAACTGTTTGTCTATGATGATGAAAAAGGTGAACTCAAGCCCCTGATGGGCCGGACGCAAAGCCCGCCGAGCGCCGCGTCTACCGTGACGGTGAACAGTGATCTGTTGTCGCGCGAGCTGATCTCGGTAGTGGAGGAGGCCGGGGTCGGCGCGAGCGATGAAAACCTCACTGGCAGACTGGACGCGCTGGCCACGCACGCGGCGCTGGCCGAGCAGCCTGCCCTGGCCCAGAGCGCCCGGGAGGCGGCGAAGGCGGTATCGGCCAACAATGCCGACGCCGCCGCTGTTGCGTTGACATCGCTGGCATCCTCGGTGATGCAGGCACCCGCTGCACCGGCCGGCCCGCTGGCTTCCGCAGATTTTGAAGAAGATGACCTGCGTGATATTTTCCTTGAAGAGGCGCGCGAGGTCGTCGGCAATGGCCAGGAAGCCCTTTTGGCGTTGGCAAGCGATTCCGGCGATGTGGCCCAACTGACGGTGCTGCGGCGCGCTTTTCACACGCTCAAAGGCAGTTCGCGAATGGTCGGGCTCAACGAGTTCGGCGAAGCAGCATGGTCGCTCGAGCAAATGCTCAATAGCTGGCTGGCGGACCAGAAAACTGCAACCGATGAGTTCAAGAGCCTGGCCACGGAGGCCATGACCGGTTTTGCGAAATGGATTGAAGATATTGCCGCGAACGAGGATGCTGCGTGGTCCGCCTCAGCCTTCCGCAGCAGCGCTGACGCCATGCGCACTGCCGGTCACTACGCCCCCTTGAACCTGTTTGCCCCGGCCGAAGTGCCCAGCTCTGCCGTAACCGTCGATGACACGGCGATGGCTGGAACGCTTGAATTGCTGGAACTTCAACTTGAATCGGGCGTCCCCGATCTTGCCGGCACTGGGGCGCCTGCCGACGCGGCTGTCGTTGAGTCTCCTTTTGAGTTCAATCTCGACTTTGACGATGCCATGGATGCCGCAGCGCCAGTTACCGCATCTGCAATGGATATCGAAGGTATTGATTTCGACAGCCTCTCGGCGCTTTCTGCGGGTAGCGGCGCGCCAGCTGATTCCACCGCTCATCCGGTTGAGGATGAGTTTCTGAGCGTGTCGCTTGAGCCGGAGTCTGGGCAGGCGGTTGAATTGTCGGTGGAGGATTTTGACAAGCACTTCCATCTGGACACTGTGGACGCCGTAGAGGTTGTGGAGATTCTGACGCCCGATCAGGCCATGCCTGCCGGGTTTGAATTCCCATCCGCCGAACTGGTTGCGACCTTGCCTGAGGCGGTGGATGCCGCGGGGATATTCGAGGCGCTTGAGCCTGCCCCGTCGCAATTTGATGAACTTCCGGATGCGCAGGAAATTGCGGCGTTTGAGGATTCCCTCAGTGGCCTTTTGCAGGTCGACGGCAATAGTGATGAGCAAGTCAAGGTCATTGGGGCGCTGCGCATAGGCATTCCTCTTTACAACGTCTATTTGAACGAGGCCGATGAGTGGTCGCGCCGACTGGTGATGGAAGTCGCCGAATGGGTGATTGAGCGCAACCAGCCGGTCAGTGATTCCACGGTGGCGCTTGCCCATTCCCTGGCGGGCAGCTCTGCGACGGTCGGGTTCCATGCATTGTCGGAAATGGCCCGGGCGCTTGAGCATGCACTGCAGCAGTCGCAGGCTCACCACCGCAATGGCGCAGCCAAGTATGGCCAGGTCTTCGTGGACGCGGCGGAAGACATACGCCGGTTGCTGCACCAGTTTGCCGCCGGCTTCCTCAAGGAGGCCGACAGCGGTGTGCTTGAACGCTTGCGTCAACTGGACTTCTTCGACTCGGTTCTGCCGCCCGCGGGCGAATTTTCCGAACTTGAGTTCCCGCCTGAAGCCCCACCGGCGGAGGAGGTCGGCATTGAACCGGCCCAACCGCTGGAAGCTGAAATCCCGGAAGCCACCCTGGCGGCAGCATCCGCTCCGGATGCACCGCCCCCGGCGCCCGCAGCAGTCATTGCGACGCCAGTACGGCTGGTGCCATCGGCGCCTGGTCTGGTGACGGCTGCGACCCGGGCCTCGATTGCTGCCGCAGCCTCTGCGTGGCGGGATGAGGAAGCTGAAGACGATATTGACGCGATCGATGCCATCGATCCGGATCTGTTTCCGATTTTTGAAGAAGAAGGCGCAGAGCTCATGCCCCAACTGGGCGGCGCGTTGCGGCAATGGGCAGCCCGGCCCGACAACCAGGGCGCGCGCATGGAGGTTCTGCGCGCACTGCATACCCTCAAGGGCAGTGCGCGTCTGGCGGGTGCCTTGCGTCTGGGTGAAATGGCTCACCGGATCGAATCGGAAATCGAGCATCTGGGCTCCGACGCGGCCGCCACCCAGGAATTCGAACCGCTGCTGACGCGTTTTGATGCGATGCAGGCCACTTTTGAAGACTTGCGACGTGCTGATGCCGCGGCGGCGGCCGTACCCTTGCCTCCGCTGGCTGCCGTTGAGGCGCCAGCCGAGGCAGCCGCCCCTGTGGCGTCAACGATTGCGCAGGAGGCCCGGCAGCCCCTGGCTAAAGAGCCAGCCGTCGCTGGTACAAGTACCAGCGCCAGTGCCGGAAGAAAACTGGCAATTCCCGCGCCGCAAGCCATGGCCATGCAGCCCCTGCGCCAGGCGGCAACAGCTTCCATCCGTGTGCGGTCCCAGTTGCTTGACCGGATGGTCACCCAGGCGGGTGAGGTCATGATCACGCGGTCCCGCCTGGAAGCCGAACTCGGCCAGTTGCGCGGTTCGCTGAATGACATGAGCGGGAACTTGAACCGCTTGCGCCAGCAACTGCGCGATATTGAATTGCAGGCTGAAACGCAGATGCAGTCGCGCCTGGCGCAGGCCAAGGAGGCTCAGGCCGGGTTCGATCCGCTCGAGTTTGACCGGTTCACCCGCGTGCAGGAGTTGACGCGCATGATGGCCGAGTCGGTCAACGACGTGGCGACCGTGCAGCGTACCCTGCAGCGCACCGTTGAAGCGACCGAGGATGACCTGATTGCCCAGGCCCGCCAGACCCGCGAATTGCAGCGCGACCTGCTGCGCACGCGCATGGTGGAGTTTGAGGGGATTTCCGAGCGTCTTTACCGCGTGGTGCGGCAAGCGTCCAAGGAAGCCGGCAAGCAGGTGAGGCTGGACCTGCTGGGCGGCACCATCGAGATGGACCGTGGCATGCTGGACCGCATGACACCCGCGTTCGAGCATTTGCTGCGCAACTGCGTGGTACACGGTATTGAAAACCCGCAGGTACGTGCCGAGGCCGGCAAAGACCCTGTGGGCCTCATTACCGTTCATCTGCGCCATGAAGGCAACGACGTTTCGGTGGACTTCAGCGATGACGGCGGGGGCTTGAATCTGCAGCGCATCCGCGAGAAGGCCGTGAGCCTCGGGCTGGTGACGCCAGAGCAATCCCTGGATGACCAGGAAGCCGCCAACCTGATTTTCACGGCTGGTTTTTCGACGGCCGCGCAGGTGACCGAACTGGCCGGACGTGGCATCGGCATGGATGTGGTTCGCGCCGAGGTGAATGCACTGGGCGGCCGGATTGAAACCTCTACTGTCTCCGGCAAGGGGACACACTTCAAACTGGTGCTGCCGCTGACTACTGCGGTGACCCAGGTGGTGATGATTCGCGCCGGCAAACAGGCGGTGGGGGTGCCCGCGAATGTGGTGGAGACCGTGCGCCGCGCTTCGGCCAAGGAATTGCAGCAGGCGTATAACAGCGGCACGCTGGAGGTCGCTGGCGAGGCCGTTCCTTTCTTCTGGTCGGGCGCATTGCTGCAAGCCTCGCCCCACAGCAGCGAGACCCAGGGCAAGACTACACCGGTGGTCATTTTCCGAAGTGCGGCCCAGCGCATGGCCTTGCATGTCGATGAAGTGCTGGGCAACCGGGAGGTCGTGGTGAAAAACCTGGGGCCGCAGTTGTCACGCCTGCCGGGTTTGGCTGGCATGTCTGTGCTCG
Coding sequences:
- a CDS encoding response regulator, translating into MSIPNSGLKVLVIDDSNTIRRSAEIFLKQGGHEVLLAEDGFDALSKVNDYEPDLIFCDILMPRLDGYQTCAIIKRNAKFSGVPIVMLSSKDGVFDKARGRMVGSQDYLTKPFTKDQLLQTVQELGSAKQGVV
- a CDS encoding response regulator transcription factor, which gives rise to MAIKKILVVDDSKTELMFLTDLLVKNGFTVKTAENAEDAFRRLAEDKPELILMDVVMPGQNGFQLTRAITRDPLYSDIPIMMCTSKNQETDRVWGMRQGARDYITKPVDADELMAKIKALG
- a CDS encoding chemotaxis protein CheW, whose translation is MANRQALRELQTRLADRLQVARTQGVAASWLAVEAGGRNYLFPLSQSGEIFPWVHTQAVPYTQAWFAGVANLRGGLFGVVDLASYVSGEAPPPKTELARAESRLVALNSALEVNCALLIDRLAGLRKQDAFVDFSEKAPDAPEFFGNQYVDLNGASWQEINLQLLAQQAHFLTIGA
- a CDS encoding methyl-accepting chemotaxis protein; translation: MSVFASIQKLFKPKSVHPEDSMDMASVGMPGDALASTVGGLPSFNAAAARQMDGNQDAFAPSRVAATEEGVSVENPDQLSLPLLGRRTIGQHQRILVGLLALAVVVLGTVTFLALNQADKVAQQVAATGQSLMQSQRLAKSVSQALVGSAQAFPDVRESSDVLAKTVRGLKSGEDSLRLAPVAEALQPDVEKVTPFMERAEKNAKTVMGQQNILTQVGNALRTINRQSSDLLEIAETVSSLKLQQNAAPAEISASGQLVMLTQRIGKSANEFLTMEGVSPEAVFLLGKDLNSFKEIAQGLQDGSPELRLSGSKDPQTRERLEALMALYEQTRVQAGAILGNLQGLVSAREAQSSIIADSEPLRRGLEELQGKLSSQTGLGAGALTVLVIAAAFALLCAAGLARLQVQDSQQRQAVAETQRQEAKSQEQDAKRVNDANQAAILRLMNELQTVAEGDLTQEATVTEDITGAIADSVNYTVEELRQLVGNVQNTATRVAQTTAQVESTSTELLAASTEQLREIRETGQSVLDMASRINEVSTQAQESSQVARQSLTAAESGLQAVQNAIGGMNSIRDQIQETSKRIKRLGESSQEIGEITELISDITEQTNVLALNAAIQAASAGEAGRGFSVVAEEVQRLAERSADATRQISALVKAIQTDTQDAVAAMERSTQGVVEGAKLSDNAGTALTEIDQVSRRLADLIEQISNSASREAASANVVAGNIQHIFAVTEQTGEGTRSTAQQVRDLSRMAEELRQSVSRFKIA
- a CDS encoding hybrid sensor histidine kinase/response regulator — protein: MQSNVPNSKTAESDLAVNDLGPLAWVLDELRKSLEGAAKALKRFVRDAEAARGSDLAAIDASQLRIARQQLHQAVGALEMVGLPGPALVLRAMEAAVQKFVQQPEQCSQDAAAKIERASFALTEYLEGVLADKPVSAVSLFPQYREVQELVRADRIHPADLWPFEWRWLEPELAETAEPRNYDSGARALLDQSVLQLMKGRAPEAARNLKDLSLGFSARQADRQPRIFWKIAAAYFEAVEHDLLATDLYVRRAASRILLQYASLGKGDAAISDRLAQDLLFFCAQAVSTRAGDTPVLSAVRSMYGLNRFKPVDYELVQFGRFDPALLAQARKRITSAKEAWSSLSAGDVSKLKSVGEQFSLVSDSLLKLHPPSAPFAQTLTRAIETTTRSAKPPGIELAMEVATSVLYLEAAFDDLDPNDPQLAVRTTNLAERLEGVRAGGESQPMESWMEELYRRVSDKQTMGSVVGELRGSLGELEKALDVFFRNPQDRTALQAVPGQLSQMRGVLSVLGLDQASHAVSRMKETVEQMLVTEIDEQLARTAGTFDHLGNNLGALSFLIDMLNYQPVLAKKLFVYDDEKGELKPLMGRTQSPPSAASTVTVNSDLLSRELISVVEEAGVGASDENLTGRLDALATHAALAEQPALAQSAREAAKAVSANNADAAAVALTSLASSVMQAPAAPAGPLASADFEEDDLRDIFLEEAREVVGNGQEALLALASDSGDVAQLTVLRRAFHTLKGSSRMVGLNEFGEAAWSLEQMLNSWLADQKTATDEFKSLATEAMTGFAKWIEDIAANEDAAWSASAFRSSADAMRTAGHYAPLNLFAPAEVPSSAVTVDDTAMAGTLELLELQLESGVPDLAGTGAPADAAVVESPFEFNLDFDDAMDAAAPVTASAMDIEGIDFDSLSALSAGSGAPADSTAHPVEDEFLSVSLEPESGQAVELSVEDFDKHFHLDTVDAVEVVEILTPDQAMPAGFEFPSAELVATLPEAVDAAGIFEALEPAPSQFDELPDAQEIAAFEDSLSGLLQVDGNSDEQVKVIGALRIGIPLYNVYLNEADEWSRRLVMEVAEWVIERNQPVSDSTVALAHSLAGSSATVGFHALSEMARALEHALQQSQAHHRNGAAKYGQVFVDAAEDIRRLLHQFAAGFLKEADSGVLERLRQLDFFDSVLPPAGEFSELEFPPEAPPAEEVGIEPAQPLEAEIPEATLAAASAPDAPPPAPAAVIATPVRLVPSAPGLVTAATRASIAAAASAWRDEEAEDDIDAIDAIDPDLFPIFEEEGAELMPQLGGALRQWAARPDNQGARMEVLRALHTLKGSARLAGALRLGEMAHRIESEIEHLGSDAAATQEFEPLLTRFDAMQATFEDLRRADAAAAAVPLPPLAAVEAPAEAAAPVASTIAQEARQPLAKEPAVAGTSTSASAGRKLAIPAPQAMAMQPLRQAATASIRVRSQLLDRMVTQAGEVMITRSRLEAELGQLRGSLNDMSGNLNRLRQQLRDIELQAETQMQSRLAQAKEAQAGFDPLEFDRFTRVQELTRMMAESVNDVATVQRTLQRTVEATEDDLIAQARQTRELQRDLLRTRMVEFEGISERLYRVVRQASKEAGKQVRLDLLGGTIEMDRGMLDRMTPAFEHLLRNCVVHGIENPQVRAEAGKDPVGLITVHLRHEGNDVSVDFSDDGGGLNLQRIREKAVSLGLVTPEQSLDDQEAANLIFTAGFSTAAQVTELAGRGIGMDVVRAEVNALGGRIETSTVSGKGTHFKLVLPLTTAVTQVVMIRAGKQAVGVPANVVETVRRASAKELQQAYNSGTLEVAGEAVPFFWSGALLQASPHSSETQGKTTPVVIFRSAAQRMALHVDEVLGNREVVVKNLGPQLSRLPGLAGMSVLASGAVVLIYNPVALASVYGQQARAWSTDRAEPHMLEELGNGADKAAALLPAAPQIPLILVVDDSITVRRVTQRLLQREGYRVAMAADGLQALERLQEERPAVVLSDIEMPRMDGFDLARNIRGDVRLNSLPIIMITSRIAEKHREHAKELGVDHYLGKPYSEEELMSLVRHYCAADIPASA